Proteins encoded in a region of the Schistocerca gregaria isolate iqSchGreg1 unplaced genomic scaffold, iqSchGreg1.2 ptg000925l, whole genome shotgun sequence genome:
- the LOC126325515 gene encoding uncharacterized protein LOC126325515 isoform X1 codes for MTLRVIPHFDVTFLWRYTSLLNLKVPPCLINPFELVTETLTSLKTLPQDFRLNTNANSNRSMNGHQNHTGSSEVIAVNNGLINNRVRRQTKKKRKRVGRACVFCQRSHMSCDESRPCKRCISRGSADQCHDPEGKRKRRGRKRKTSLPEDKDSESEDDVLSPEDSYLSTWSSSNSTNNNSMNAKKHTNSLDGGVYTDMSIYDRHSDDIDNPTQTSSHFSDDHVENSFLSSDSRLYKNCEEVDDYYSANADDVSTSGCEDMIESTTLNESVGFNFSNYNAQAVHYFRQYQPLLMQPDEEDNTLSMNTLTTPMEVPNRKTDMFTQFLTTSGAANNSIYSVNPEDTHNAYPEVLNSSASSLTSQSHCSYLSIASPYCSQLLFSAYRFDVFEEPLFATSPLINNLTLGLGCHVPTVCGLYNDSMQHKCFVDMHDE; via the exons ATGACATTGCGCGTTATACCGCATTTTGATGTAACGTTTCTCTGGCGGTATACATCTCTCCTAAACCTCAAGGTCCCTCCCTGCCTCATTAACCCTTTCGAATTGGTGACAGAAACCTTGACTTCATTAAAGACTCTTCCCCAGGATTTTAGATTAAACACAAACGCGAATAGTAATAGATCAATGAACGGTCACCAGAACCATACAGGCAGTTCTGAAGTCATAGCTGTGAACAACGGTCTAATCAACAATC GTGTCCGTcgtcaaacaaagaaaaaaaggaagagagtTGGCAGAGCCT GTGTTTTCTGTCAACGCTCTCATATGTCATGCGACGAGTCCCGTCCTTGTAAGCGCTGCATTTCTCGCGGGTCCGCAGACCAGTGCCATGATCCAGAGGGAAAGCGCAAACGACGCGGAAGAAAACGAAAAACCTCCCTTCCAGAAGACAAAGATTCGGAGTCTGAAGACGATGTCCTAAGTCCGGAAGACTCCTACTTGAGCACCTGGTCGAGCTCTAACTCTACTAATAATAACAGCATGAATGCGAAAAAACATACAAACAGCCTAGACGGCGGCGTCTATACAGATATGAGTATCTACGATCGACACAGCGACGATATTGACAATCCCACTCAAACATCATCTCACTTTTCCGATGACCATGTTGAGAATTCGTTTTTGTCTAGCGATTCTAGACTCTATAAGAACTGCGAGGAGGTGGACGACTATTACTCCGCAAATGCAGACGATGTGAGTACTAGTGGATGCGAAGATATGATAGAATCTACAACTCTAAATGAATCAGTTGGATTTAATTTCTCAAACTACAACGCTCAAGCGGTCCATTACTTCCGTCAGTATCAACCGTTGCTTATGCAGCCGGATGAGGAAGATAATACTCTGTCCATGAACACGTTAACTACTCCTATGGAAGTACCTAATAGGAAAACGGATATGTTTACACAATTTTTGACTACCTCTGGAGCTGCCAATAATAGCATTTATTCTGTAAATCCAGAAGATACCCACAACGCCTATCCTGAGGTACTCAATTCTTCGGCATCCTCTCTCACATCTCAATCCCATTGTTCGTATCTGAGTATTGCAAGCCCATATTGCTCACAGCTCTTGTTTAGCGCATACCGATTTGATGTATTTGAAGAACCGCTGTTCGCCACCAGCCCTCTAATTAATAACTTGACGCTCGGCCTCGGGTGCCACGTTCCCACAGTATGTGGGTTATACAACGACTCCATGCAACATAAATGTTTCGTTGATATGCATGACGAGTAA
- the LOC126325526 gene encoding nucleolar protein 14-like, producing MPKLKDVKRSEPNPFEFYRVKHKQRLADGQGGVKAVRTDALQKRSEVIKREWTRRNKASVLVDRRLAEFDPSVSAEDKAFLRFQRTRQRQFSNPKGSIYNLDSEPVYLTHRGRRLDEIGYGSRRARAEGGRGEDGRDGGPPSSGFPQGSGGAPEGAAKTKAEVMQEVISRSKRSRHQAQLERESRLQLVEELDKAFPEMRELLGSSTTVFGSRRKALKSGEADDRVVPEADAVVAEKGGSSDEPSLRGSPVSTATREEASPSRGGDDYNAILKRLADPGIRRAHPVAPSRSEEQGEIERYRHLQQLEKERVARARGTLARDAANDVSFASFEPSDSNAGDLSDGDAREQRPSGGASSKTSSSEEPRENSQENRFPPALHPAPSNSPNRQKTTSLSESGEIPYVLHMPESFDEFMHLLGNQSCPRQAEIISRLRACYPLSLRPENRQVLERLYLFLQRRVLALGATLDRRAEKTPSGQLDDPNSLLRSAEVSAASLFELASLMPAFASVATKNMISEWEELHMRAIADYLSSKSDVGLVPSFSLILGFQTVISQWSTADQRHAALSPLSIHLGHVLSTLQLANVSHLLRALLLTNQFYQLLCSANQWASEPINLLLLVLERFLTLNANHQPPTKTNFLPLVRVSPSCLELSPPLHSARDHSAPASTPQNVDLRTPLTLSDLLPTLGEDDPATPNLLRFKALFLSLHLLKKYLYLHSSKPYSVEVLRRVALTLDHFTALPVPSDLRASVGGITRFCRQRIKHLESTRVPLRDFECKPVPLPTLTPDFSEEYFGKKAACDSRLKRRRLLQKKARLETRRTSRELRKETYCLQRHRMAEYLEKKAAQEEKYKETMKFLQEQTIYGSAKEKT from the exons ATGCCCAAGTTAAAAGATGTCAAGCGGTCCGAGCCCAACCCGTTTGAATTCTACCGCGTCAAGCACAAGCAGCGCCTCGCGGATGGCCAGGGGGGTGTCAAGGCGGTCCGTACAGATGCTCTGCAGAAG AGAAGCGAAGTCATAAAGCGAGAGTGGACGCGGCGAAACAAGGCGTCCGTGCTGGTTGACCGTCGCTTGGCCGAGTTCGACCCGTCCGTTTCCGCGGAAGACAAGGCGTTCCTTCGCTTTCAGCGAACGCGTCAGAGGCAGTTTTCGAACCCCAAGGGCTCTATCTACAACTTGGACTCGGAGCCCGTTTACCTCACGCACCGGGGTCGCCGACTGGACGAGATCGGCTACGGTTCGAGACGCGCTCGCGCGGAGGGGGGTCGCGGCGAGGACGGACGCGACGGAGGCCCTCCCTCCTCGGGCTTCCCTCAGGGGTCCGGCGGGGCGCCCGAGGGCGCCGCGAAGACCAAGGCCGAGGTGATGCAGGAGGTCATTTCCAGGAGCAAGAGGTCCAGACACCAGGCGCAGCTGGAGCGGGAATCCAGGCTCCAGCTGGTTGAAGAGCTGGACAAGGCGTTCCCGGAGATGAGGGAGCTGTTGGGCTCGTCGACTACTGTATTCGGGAGCAGGAGGAAAGCGTTGAAAAGCGGAGAAGCGGACGACCGCGTCGTTCCGGAGGCGGATGCCGTTGTCGCCGAAAAGGGGGGTTCGAGCGATGAGCCGTCGCTCAGGGGCTCGCCCGTCTCGACTGCGACTAGAGAGGAGGCGTCGCCTTCTCGGGGAGGCGACGACTACAACGCCATTTTGAAGCGCCTGGCGGATCCCGGTATAAGGCGCGCCCATCCCGTTGCCCCCTCTCGCAGCGAGGAGCAGGGGGAAATAGAGCGATACAGGCATTTGCAGCAGCTGGAGAAGGAGCGCGTCGCTCGCGCTCGTGGCACCCTGGCGCGCGACGCGGCGAACGACGTTTCTTTCGCCTCTTTCGAGCCGAGCGATTCGAACGCGGGTGACCTGAGCGACGGAGACGCGCGCGAGCAGCGCCCGTCCGGCGGCGCATCGTCGAAAACCAGTTCGAGCGAAGAACCGCGCGAGAATTCCCAGGAGAACAGATTCCCGCCCGCTCTGCATCCGGCGCCTTCAAACAGCCCAAATCGGCAAAAAACGACCTCCTTGTCGGAGTCGGGAGAAATCCCCTACGTTCTGCACATGCCGGAATCTTTCGACGAATTCATGCACCTGCTCGGCAACCAGTCCTGTCCCAGACAAGCCGAGATCATTTCTCGTCTGCGCGCGTGCTACCCACTGTCCCTTCGGCCAGAAAACCGCCAGGTGCTCGAGAGACTGTACCTCTTTCTGCAACGTCGAGTCCTCGCGCTCGGCGCAACGCTGGATCGCCGCGCCGAGAAGACGCCCAGCGGTCAACTCGACGACCCAAATTCGCTGCTCCGCTCGGCCGAAGTCTCGGCCGCTTCCCTGTTCGAACTCGCCTCGCTCATGCCAGCGTTCGCCTCTGTCGCGACGAAAAACATGATCTCCGAATGGGAGGAACTTCATATGCGCGCCATCGCCGACTATCTGTCCTCCAAATCCGACGTCGGCCTAGTCCCCTCCTTCTCCCTCATCCTCGGGTTCCAAACGGTCATTTCTCAGTGGTCCACCGCCGACCAGCGACACGCGGCTCTCTCTCCCCTCTCAATCCACCTGGGACACGTACTCTCCACGCTTCAACTGGCAAACGTCTCCCATTTGCTCCGAGCTCTGCTGTTGACCAACCAGTTCTACCAACTGCTGTGCTCGGCGAACCAATGGGCCTCTGAGCCCAtcaacctcctacttctagtcctGGAACGCTTTCTAACTCTGAACGCCAACCACCAACCCCCCACCAAGACCAACTTCCTCCCCCTCGTCCGTGTCTCTCCCAGCTGTCTCGAACTGTCTCCACCCCTCCATTCCGCTCGAGACCACTCAGCACCCGCGTCGACTCCTCAAAACGTGGACCTCCGCACCCCGCTGACCCTCTCGGACCTGCTCCCAACTCTCGGCGAGGACGACCCCGCGACCCCGAATCTCCTCCGCTTCAAAGCCCTCTTTCTGTCGCTCCACCTCCTGAAAAAATACCTGTACTTGCACTCGAGCAAACCCTACTCAGTCGAGGTCCTGCGCAGAGTCGCTCTCACTCTCGACCACTTCACCGCCCTCCCAGTGCCCAGCGACCTCAGGGCCTCCGTCGGCGGCATAACCCGCTTCTGTCGGCAAAGGATCAAGCACCTCGAGTCCACTCGCGTCCCCCTCCGCGACTTCGAATGCAAACCCGTCCCCCTGCCCACCCTGACTCCCGACTTCTCCGAAGAATACTTCGGCAAAAAAGCGGCCTGCGACAGCCGGCTGAAGCGAAGACGACTTTTGCAAAAGAAAGCCCGGCTCGAAACCAGGCGCACCTCCAGGGAACTGCGCAAGGAGACTTATTGCTTGCAACGACACCGCATGGCCGAGTATCTTGAGAAAAAGGCAGCCCAAGAAGAGAAATACAAGGAAACCATGAAATTCTTGCAGGAACAAACCATATATGGCAGCGCCAAAGAAAAAACGTAA
- the LOC126325527 gene encoding carnosine N-methyltransferase-like isoform X1, with product MPLRILQNTNEMSQPANTCEEKSFHSKLRSHQGASNHSDPRVRLKPSQTINDNPERNNLKWLKDIVDTECQEKIPEEIESLQNTGSANDGDIDASGDDTCDSSSPSQDASGESARKNDRTQFIVAYATYVNYQRESDYQINQLRRNLESLPPIHQKWLQSPPPEEDANWLSQNDRLTYMRNCTTYNYKLICDMLVSSVSFWSVPELKTSEGLKKELREVKCHPNDLHDFVVKDYKSKFNTEKVRSTLQQIVREWSEEYELERVQSYGIILQELKKRLPVDDSNWNQIRVLCPGSGLGRLPLEICLAGYESIANENSYFMMMMCQFILRKSTRKNQFLIFPWVHEVNNLINPFYQLRPVYFPDVLPGDRLPNSKFECYFGDFLELDNDYHNLDAICTCFFIDTASNIIEVIEKIYELLKPGGIWINLGPLLYHYSEINEMSLELTLTQILNVSRIIGFDIQNPTLVESGYANDYASILQVVYRSVFFCGREGRER from the exons ATGCCCCTCCGTATCCTCCAG AACACAAACGAGATGTCGCAGCCGGCCAACACCTGTGAGGAAAAATCATTTCATTCGAAACTTCGTAGTCACCAAGGCGCAAGCAACCATTCCGACCCTAGGGTTCGCCTAAAACCCTCACAGACGATCAACGACAATCCGGAAAGAAACAATCTAAAATGGCTCAAAGACATTGTAGACACGGAGTGCCAAGAAAAGATCCCAGAGGAAATCGAGTCACTGCAGAATACTGGCTCAGCAAACGACGGCGACATAGACGCGTCTGGAGACGACACGTGCGACAGTAGTTCGCCCAGTCAAGACGCGTCTGGAGAAAGCGCACGAAAAAACGATCGCACACAATTTATTGTTGCTTATGCCACATACGTGAATTACCAGAGAGAGAGCGATTATCAAATAAATCAGCTGAGGAGAAATTTGGAATCGCTTCCCCCAATTCACCAAAAATGGCTTCAATCGCCTCCGCCTGAAGAAGACGCCAACTGGCTGTCACAAAATGATCGATTGACGTACATGAGAAATTGTACGACCTACAACTACAAACTGATATGCGACATGCTGGTGTCCTCCGTGAGCTTTTGGAGCGTGCCAGAACTCAAAACCTCAGAAGGCTTGAAGAAAGAGTTAAGGGAGGTAAAGTGCCACCCTAATGACCTGCACGACTTCGTGGTGAAAGACTACAAGAGCAAATTCAACACAGAGAAGGTCCGCTCGACGCTCCAACAAATCGTAAGGGAATGGTCGGAGGAATACGAGTTAGAGAGGGTGCAGAGCTACGGAATCATTCTACAAGAGCTGAAGAAACGGCTTCCAGTTGACGACAGCAATTGGAATCAGA TTCGCGTGCTTTGCCCGGGATCGGGACTGGGGCGCCTGCCGTTGGAGATATGTCTCGCCGGATACGAATCTATAGCGAATGAAAATTCttacttcatgatgatgatgtgccAGTTCATACTTAGAAA GTCAACgagaaaaaatcagtttttaatttttccatGGGTTCATGAAGTGAACAACCTTATCAATCCGTTCTATCAACTGAGGCCGGTCTACTTCCCGGACGTCCTCCCGGGAGACAGGTTGCCGAATTCCAAGTTCGAGTGTTATTTTGGCGATTTCTTGGAGCTGGACAACGACTACCACAACTTGGACGCGATTTGCACGTGTTTCTTCATAGACACGGCGAGTAACATCATTGAGGTCATAGAGAAGATATACGAGCTCCTGAAACCTGGTGGCATTTGGATCAACCTTGGACCGCTTCTGTATCACTATTCAGAAATTAACGAGATGTCGCTCGAGTTGACCTTGACACAGATTCTGAACGTTTCGAGGATCATAGGGTTCGACATACAAAATCCGACGTTGGTTGAATCTGGCTACGCGAACGACTACGCGTCGATTCTTCAAGTCGTATACAGGAGCGTTTTTTTTTGTGGGCGTGAAGGTCGTGAGAGGTAG
- the LOC126325515 gene encoding uncharacterized protein LOC126325515 isoform X3, translating to MSCDESRPCKRCISRGSADQCHDPEGKRKRRGRKRKTSLPEDKDSESEDDVLSPEDSYLSTWSSSNSTNNNSMNAKKHTNSLDGGVYTDMSIYDRHSDDIDNPTQTSSHFSDDHVENSFLSSDSRLYKNCEEVDDYYSANADDVSTSGCEDMIESTTLNESVGFNFSNYNAQAVHYFRQYQPLLMQPDEEDNTLSMNTLTTPMEVPNRKTDMFTQFLTTSGAANNSIYSVNPEDTHNAYPEVLNSSASSLTSQSHCSYLSIASPYCSQLLFSAYRFDVFEEPLFATSPLINNLTLGLGCHVPTVCGLYNDSMQHKCFVDMHDE from the coding sequence ATGTCATGCGACGAGTCCCGTCCTTGTAAGCGCTGCATTTCTCGCGGGTCCGCAGACCAGTGCCATGATCCAGAGGGAAAGCGCAAACGACGCGGAAGAAAACGAAAAACCTCCCTTCCAGAAGACAAAGATTCGGAGTCTGAAGACGATGTCCTAAGTCCGGAAGACTCCTACTTGAGCACCTGGTCGAGCTCTAACTCTACTAATAATAACAGCATGAATGCGAAAAAACATACAAACAGCCTAGACGGCGGCGTCTATACAGATATGAGTATCTACGATCGACACAGCGACGATATTGACAATCCCACTCAAACATCATCTCACTTTTCCGATGACCATGTTGAGAATTCGTTTTTGTCTAGCGATTCTAGACTCTATAAGAACTGCGAGGAGGTGGACGACTATTACTCCGCAAATGCAGACGATGTGAGTACTAGTGGATGCGAAGATATGATAGAATCTACAACTCTAAATGAATCAGTTGGATTTAATTTCTCAAACTACAACGCTCAAGCGGTCCATTACTTCCGTCAGTATCAACCGTTGCTTATGCAGCCGGATGAGGAAGATAATACTCTGTCCATGAACACGTTAACTACTCCTATGGAAGTACCTAATAGGAAAACGGATATGTTTACACAATTTTTGACTACCTCTGGAGCTGCCAATAATAGCATTTATTCTGTAAATCCAGAAGATACCCACAACGCCTATCCTGAGGTACTCAATTCTTCGGCATCCTCTCTCACATCTCAATCCCATTGTTCGTATCTGAGTATTGCAAGCCCATATTGCTCACAGCTCTTGTTTAGCGCATACCGATTTGATGTATTTGAAGAACCGCTGTTCGCCACCAGCCCTCTAATTAATAACTTGACGCTCGGCCTCGGGTGCCACGTTCCCACAGTATGTGGGTTATACAACGACTCCATGCAACATAAATGTTTCGTTGATATGCATGACGAGTAA
- the LOC126325515 gene encoding uncharacterized protein LOC126325515 isoform X2, which produces MEDNKETLTSLKTLPQDFRLNTNANSNRSMNGHQNHTGSSEVIAVNNGLINNRVRRQTKKKRKRVGRACVFCQRSHMSCDESRPCKRCISRGSADQCHDPEGKRKRRGRKRKTSLPEDKDSESEDDVLSPEDSYLSTWSSSNSTNNNSMNAKKHTNSLDGGVYTDMSIYDRHSDDIDNPTQTSSHFSDDHVENSFLSSDSRLYKNCEEVDDYYSANADDVSTSGCEDMIESTTLNESVGFNFSNYNAQAVHYFRQYQPLLMQPDEEDNTLSMNTLTTPMEVPNRKTDMFTQFLTTSGAANNSIYSVNPEDTHNAYPEVLNSSASSLTSQSHCSYLSIASPYCSQLLFSAYRFDVFEEPLFATSPLINNLTLGLGCHVPTVCGLYNDSMQHKCFVDMHDE; this is translated from the exons ATGGAAGACAATAAAG AAACCTTGACTTCATTAAAGACTCTTCCCCAGGATTTTAGATTAAACACAAACGCGAATAGTAATAGATCAATGAACGGTCACCAGAACCATACAGGCAGTTCTGAAGTCATAGCTGTGAACAACGGTCTAATCAACAATC GTGTCCGTcgtcaaacaaagaaaaaaaggaagagagtTGGCAGAGCCT GTGTTTTCTGTCAACGCTCTCATATGTCATGCGACGAGTCCCGTCCTTGTAAGCGCTGCATTTCTCGCGGGTCCGCAGACCAGTGCCATGATCCAGAGGGAAAGCGCAAACGACGCGGAAGAAAACGAAAAACCTCCCTTCCAGAAGACAAAGATTCGGAGTCTGAAGACGATGTCCTAAGTCCGGAAGACTCCTACTTGAGCACCTGGTCGAGCTCTAACTCTACTAATAATAACAGCATGAATGCGAAAAAACATACAAACAGCCTAGACGGCGGCGTCTATACAGATATGAGTATCTACGATCGACACAGCGACGATATTGACAATCCCACTCAAACATCATCTCACTTTTCCGATGACCATGTTGAGAATTCGTTTTTGTCTAGCGATTCTAGACTCTATAAGAACTGCGAGGAGGTGGACGACTATTACTCCGCAAATGCAGACGATGTGAGTACTAGTGGATGCGAAGATATGATAGAATCTACAACTCTAAATGAATCAGTTGGATTTAATTTCTCAAACTACAACGCTCAAGCGGTCCATTACTTCCGTCAGTATCAACCGTTGCTTATGCAGCCGGATGAGGAAGATAATACTCTGTCCATGAACACGTTAACTACTCCTATGGAAGTACCTAATAGGAAAACGGATATGTTTACACAATTTTTGACTACCTCTGGAGCTGCCAATAATAGCATTTATTCTGTAAATCCAGAAGATACCCACAACGCCTATCCTGAGGTACTCAATTCTTCGGCATCCTCTCTCACATCTCAATCCCATTGTTCGTATCTGAGTATTGCAAGCCCATATTGCTCACAGCTCTTGTTTAGCGCATACCGATTTGATGTATTTGAAGAACCGCTGTTCGCCACCAGCCCTCTAATTAATAACTTGACGCTCGGCCTCGGGTGCCACGTTCCCACAGTATGTGGGTTATACAACGACTCCATGCAACATAAATGTTTCGTTGATATGCATGACGAGTAA
- the LOC126325529 gene encoding leukocyte receptor cluster member 1 homolog encodes MSLLSKKSWNPRSSKNRARVERDERELAEEERQKRKRTQEIETEYHSERLRKDAKKQKPARGPELGDHAWPPPKANATKPHPPVSTWGSVTKGLIPWYARNNSEDARPIDARLRKVYARDNVRDDPFTLMESKEAEANKSKDRSTRSKKDAPTASSPDRDRLQMEPAKTQIEKLREERLRREKEEREKANRLLTTSRREENP; translated from the exons ATGAGTCTGCTGTCGAAGAAGTCCTGGAATCCGCGAAGCTCGAAAAACCGAGCTCGAGTCGAGAGAGACGAAAGAGAACTGGCCGAGGAAGAGcgccaaaaaagaaaaagaacacaaGAGATT GAAACAGAGTACCACTCCGAGAGACTGAGAAAGGATGCAAAGAAACAGAAACCGGCTCGAGGGCCGGAACTCGGCGACCACGCATGGCCTCCGCCAAAAGCAAACGCAACG aaaccccaCCCTCCAGTGTCTACGTGGGGAAGCGTGACCAAGGGTCTTATTCCGTGGTACGCGCGGAACAACTCAGAGGATGCGAGACCAATCGATGCGAGGCTGCGAAAGGTGTACGCCAGAGACAACGTTCGCGATGATCCGTTCACCCTGATGGAGAGCAAAGAAGCTGAAGCCAACAAGTCAAAGGACCGATCTACGCGCTCGAAAAAAGACGCACCCACGGCCTCGTCACCCGACAGAGACCGCCTGCAAATGGAGCCCGCGAAGACGCAAATAGAGAAGCTGAGAGAAGAAAGGCTTCGAAGAGAGAAAGAAGAACGCGAAAAGGCCAACCGTTTGTTGACGACGAGTCGCAGAGAGGAGAATCCATAG
- the LOC126325527 gene encoding carnosine N-methyltransferase-like isoform X2, which yields MPLRILQNTNEMSQPANTCEEKSFHSKLRSHQGASNHSDPRVRLKPSQTINDNPERNNLKWLKDIVDTECQEKIPEEIESLQNTGSANDGDIDASGDDTCDSSSPSQDASGESARKNDRTQFIVAYATYVNYQRESDYQINQLRRNLESLPPIHQKWLQSPPPEEDANWLSQNDRLTYMRNCTTYNYKLICDMLVSSVSFWSVPELKTSEGLKKELREVKCHPNDLHDFVVKDYKSKFNTEKVRSTLQQIVREWSEEYELERVQSYGIILQELKKRLPVDDSNWNQIRVLCPGSGLGRLPLEICLAGYESIANENSYFMMMMCQFILRKYAQEKVFKPLRGESCLTSQRQVNEKKSVFNFSMGS from the exons ATGCCCCTCCGTATCCTCCAG AACACAAACGAGATGTCGCAGCCGGCCAACACCTGTGAGGAAAAATCATTTCATTCGAAACTTCGTAGTCACCAAGGCGCAAGCAACCATTCCGACCCTAGGGTTCGCCTAAAACCCTCACAGACGATCAACGACAATCCGGAAAGAAACAATCTAAAATGGCTCAAAGACATTGTAGACACGGAGTGCCAAGAAAAGATCCCAGAGGAAATCGAGTCACTGCAGAATACTGGCTCAGCAAACGACGGCGACATAGACGCGTCTGGAGACGACACGTGCGACAGTAGTTCGCCCAGTCAAGACGCGTCTGGAGAAAGCGCACGAAAAAACGATCGCACACAATTTATTGTTGCTTATGCCACATACGTGAATTACCAGAGAGAGAGCGATTATCAAATAAATCAGCTGAGGAGAAATTTGGAATCGCTTCCCCCAATTCACCAAAAATGGCTTCAATCGCCTCCGCCTGAAGAAGACGCCAACTGGCTGTCACAAAATGATCGATTGACGTACATGAGAAATTGTACGACCTACAACTACAAACTGATATGCGACATGCTGGTGTCCTCCGTGAGCTTTTGGAGCGTGCCAGAACTCAAAACCTCAGAAGGCTTGAAGAAAGAGTTAAGGGAGGTAAAGTGCCACCCTAATGACCTGCACGACTTCGTGGTGAAAGACTACAAGAGCAAATTCAACACAGAGAAGGTCCGCTCGACGCTCCAACAAATCGTAAGGGAATGGTCGGAGGAATACGAGTTAGAGAGGGTGCAGAGCTACGGAATCATTCTACAAGAGCTGAAGAAACGGCTTCCAGTTGACGACAGCAATTGGAATCAGA TTCGCGTGCTTTGCCCGGGATCGGGACTGGGGCGCCTGCCGTTGGAGATATGTCTCGCCGGATACGAATCTATAGCGAATGAAAATTCttacttcatgatgatgatgtgccAGTTCATACTTAGAAAGTACGCTCAAGAAAAAGTTTTCAAGCCTTTGCGGGGCGAGTCTTGTCTAACGAGCCAGAGACAGGTCAACgagaaaaaatcagtttttaatttttccatGGGTTCATGA
- the LOC126325477 gene encoding double-strand-break repair protein rad21 homolog, giving the protein MALRLSGHLLLGVVKIYCRKVYYLYNDCSEALVKIKMAFRPTVNIDLEDPVANLAAITRPETFADYEIILPEVDIMDIGMGGEEEHLVVENFHSKELIPMRVVVEGREEQEAEDLFASQLVDQEDMMFRAEVDQEADLLAAGAGGLMGLDRTDEYEQLELFRDLGAEQEVGAEVDVAGSIEQLPLQTDISYHEQEQSIDYQSVEHDAARVPSKSPSRRVKRVLATTLDKNTQLDNKQMERNINRDLTVSIDELSLIPPNKKKFLRKERIHSSVSSYFSSYDTNEFAGPFLSVLLLGRSDRLPFAPDHSLESGTSLGIEQVRGTKSVDSSIQMPEYYDAALSLAEPPPIPGLEWTEPEVSIPEVLDLPSKPSPSEPSYLDLPSADPSAMSQPHKKLLDFFRRHMNQDQEFNFNKFFADKKRHLVAVTFLSILEMKSKGHINVFQSAPYDDILLKLAAPIV; this is encoded by the exons ATGGCCCTGCGCCTCAGTGGTCATTTGCTTCTGGGCGTTGTCAAGATATACTGTAGGAAGGTTTACTATTTATACAATGACTGCAGCGAGGCTTTGGTCAAAATCAAGATG GCATTTAGACCGACTGTCAACATTGATTTGGAGGATCCAGTGGCGAATTTGGCCGCAATCACGCGTCCCGAGACGTTCGCGGACTACGAGATTATTTTGCCGGAAGTTGACATTATGGACATTGGAATGGGCGGCGAAGAGGAGCACTTGGTTGTTGAAAACTTCCATTCTAAAGAGTTGATTCCTATGAGGGTGGTGGTAGAGGGTAGAGAGGAGCAGGAAGCGGAAGATTTGTTCGCCAGTCAGTTGGTGGACCAAGAGGATATGATGTTTCGCGCGGAAGTCGACCAGGAAGCTGATTTGTTGGCTGCGGGCGCCGGGGGATTGATGGGTTTGGACCGAACGGATGAATACGAGCAATTAGAGTTGTTTCGAGATTTAGGCGCGGAACAAGAGGTTGGTGCCGAAGTGGATGTTGCTGGGTCTATAGAGCAGTTGCCTTTGCAGACGGACATCAGTTATCACGAACAGGAGCAAAGCATTGATTATCAGAGCGTAGAGCATGACGCAGCTCGGGTTCCTTCTAAATCTCCTTCTCGACGAGTTAAGAGAGTGTTGGCAACAACTTTAGATAAGAATACGCAGCTTGACAATAAACAGATGGAACGCAACATCAACCGTGATTTGACTGTTTCGATTGATGAACTCTCGCTTATTCCTCCCAACAAAAAAAAGTTTCTTCGTAAAGAGCGGATTCATTCTTCTGTTTCCAGCTATTTTTCTTCCTATGACACCAATGAATTTGCGGGTCCGTTTCTATCTGTCCTCCTCCTAGGAAGAAGCGACCGCCTTCCGTTTGCCCCAGACCATTCGCTTGAGAGCGGTACCTCGCTAGGAATTGAGCAAGTTCGAGGAACCAAATCTGTAGACTCCAGCATTCAGATGCCAGAATATTACGACGCTGCTCTGAGTCTCGCAGAGCCACCTCCCATTCCTGGACTGGAATGGACGGAGCCGGAAGTGAGCATACCAGAGGTGTTGGACCTACCGTCTAAGCCTTCACCGAGTGAGCCGAGCTACCTTGACCTTCCTTCAGCAGATCCCTCAGCGATGAGCCAACCGCATAAGAAGCTCCTAGATTTTTTCAGGCGACACATGAACCAGGACCAGGAATTCAACTTTAACAAATTCTTTGCCGACAAAAAACGGCATTTGGTTGCCGTCACATTTCTTTCCATCCTGGAAATGAAGAGCAAGGGACACATCAACGTCTTCCAGTCTGCGCCATATGACGACATTTTACTAAAATTGGCCGCGCCCATCGTCTGA